The nucleotide sequence CCCGCGGCCTCGCCTTCCCCGATCTGAAACGCCTGTGCGGGCTCACCGACGGCAATCTCAGCCGCCACCTCGCCGTGCTGCAGGAGGCCGACCTCGTCAGCCTGGAGAAGGGCTACGACCAGAACCGGCCGCAGACTCTCTGCCGCCTGACGCCCTCCGGGCGCACCCGCTTCCTCGACTATCTCGGGGTGCTGGAGCAGGTGGTGCGCGACGCGGCTCAAGCCGCCGGCAGGCCACAAAGCGCCGCCGGCAGGCCACAAAACGCAGCTGGCCGATCCCCGTCGACCGAAGACCGGCCGACGGGCCATGACCGTTCCGGCCTCGCCGAACCGGTCTGACGTCCCTTCTCGCACAATCCCGTCGAACGCCGCCTCTTCCACCCGTCCCGAAGGCTGCCCGGAGACTTTACGATGCAAAGCCCTCTCGATCGCAGATCCGGTCTGCACGCGGCGATCATCATGGACGGCAACGGCCGCTGGGCGAG is from Methylorubrum sp. B1-46 and encodes:
- a CDS encoding transcriptional regulator — encoded protein: MPTSDRSDARFSYEGLDRIIHERARLSVLTSLVSHPRGLAFPDLKRLCGLTDGNLSRHLAVLQEADLVSLEKGYDQNRPQTLCRLTPSGRTRFLDYLGVLEQVVRDAAQAAGRPQSAAGRPQNAAGRSPSTEDRPTGHDRSGLAEPV